AGCAAACCCGCGCGGTACCAGGAGGTTCCCGACGATGAACCTtcagcgtcctcgcgcggcaGGTCAGAGGTGAGCGACCCGCAGATCCCCGTCGTTGCCCTCCCCTTGTGAATTTTCCGGCTGTCGCGCGTGTGTGACAAAAACTCGTCCCTCCCtcccacgacggcgcgcgcgttcgagcccGTATCtgaactcctcctcctcccgaaACGCAGAAAAAGAAGGGGAGCAAGGGAACTCCTTCGaagtccgccgcgctcggtccGCGAtggtccgacgacgagctgaaCGCGTTCTTCGAGTCGTTCAAGTCGAACAgggaggtggacgaggcgattAGGTGGGAGAATGTTGCTCTAGGCGTGGGAGGAGGGCGCTCGGCCGCGATGTGTGAGGCTCTCTACGCGGCGAACAAGTCGTTCCTGTCTCTGCCGATAGACGCcatcaacgccgcggcgctcaccgcgatGATGAAGGATCGCTACAGCAGCGAGGACGCGGCTGAGATTCAGTCCAGGGAGGGGACCCCCATCAGGGATGGCcagaggacgccgacgaggggcCAGAGGACTCCGACGCGCGCCAGGCCGTCGCCCGCCAGGGGCGGGAAACCCCCaatcgcgcccggcggcggccacgccAACGGCATCAGCAACGCgaacggacgcgtcgtcggtcgTAGGACGCCCAGGAGTAACCCGAACAAGAAGGAGAGGGAGGATGACGTCCTGGAgatggcgggcgccgcgctggtgtcCATGTCCCCGGGTCCGTCGTCCAAGGGCAAGAGGACGCCGAAGAAACAGAGGGACTCGTGGTCGGACTCCAAGCTGGGCCCGCCCTCGGAGGCGTTcggttcgccgacgccgtcgccggcgaggggcAAGAAGAGAAGTCACAAGGAACTTTTcccggcggagcgcgcggaggggtcGGGgctggaggacgacgaggatgcgcTCGGGGCTCTGAACGGACTTTGGATGCTGGCGGAATCGGCTTCGCAGGAACCCGCGGACAGAGTCAGGAAGCCCAAGCGTCCCAGGCCGCCACGGGTACCCGCGAGCCCAAAGGGAAAGACCAAACGCGATTTCCAGGGCGCCGACCCTCTCGCCTCACCCCTCGGGCCGAACTTCTTAAACCCCGGCAGGGAGCCCGGTGGACACACCCCAGGGTCGAGCAGGAAaaccgcgctcaaggctaCGCCGCCCGTGCGCATGAGCGGAGGGTTGCACACCCCGAGCGCGCACGCCCAAaccttgggcgcggcggacctcaCGTCGAAGGTTTTCGGTTCCGTGGGACCGCACGTGGTCGGGGAGATGGACGGGCTGACGTGCGGGGCAAAGGggaacggcgtcgcgggcggcgcgctgggtGGACCCGACGGCACGCCACTCTTTGGTTCGCTCGCCAGCGGCATGTACCGGGGagcgccgtccgccgcgcgaaggcggTGGTACCTCGCGGAACACTTCTACTCGTCCATCGACAGGAGCTGGTTCAAGGCTGACGGGTACCGACCGTGGCTGGAGCACATCGGCTTGGGCAAGGAGGAAAAATTCAACAAGCGAGACTGGTTGGTGATTCGCGCGGCACTGGGcaagccgcggaggctgtcgCTCCCGTTTCTCAGGAGCGAACGCACTCGTCTGGAGCTGCACCGGGTGGCGATCAGGCACAGGTGGCACGAGCAGATCCAGGAACAGATTCGCGACGGTCCCCCGCCTTCGctcaacgacgcgagggagaagAAAGAAAAGGAGAAGGAAACCGCCGCTGGCGACGTGAAGAAGGAGGGCGGgacggacgtcgcgtccatcgcggcgctcgcggacggcgaggcaAAGTCctcggcggagaaggcggcgaaggcttccgcggaggatgacgacgagatGACCGACGCCGAATTGAAGGCTGAACTGGCGAAATTTGTTCCAAAGGATTGCCCCAAGCCCCTgtgcgtcggcgatcgcgtcgtcgcccgccacCCGAGGTTCCTTAACGTCCACGTCGGAACCATACTCTGGGGGCCCTGGAACCCGAAGATGCGATTGTGCAGGGTACAGTTTGATCgcatcgagctcggcgcggagctcgtgcgAGACTTTCACATCGCGCATCTTCCCGCAAGCGCAGATCCAGTGGCTCAGGAGGAAAACAAGAAAGCACAGGAGGAGGATGAACCCGTCACTCCAACAGGGCAGcatgcgcgcgagcgagtgttggcggcggctggaGCTGGCGTCGCACTGGCGGCGGCCAACGCGGCTATGGCTgccgcatccgccgtcgccgccgccgccgccgctgcggcggcggcagtcGCTGATGGCGACACGGACGCTGAGAATGCCATTCCGCTCAGCACGGATGCTCCCGAGACTGCCGCGGCGCTTCTTGCGGCCatgaccgcggcgcacgcgtccatggccgagggcgacgacggctcgcAGATTCACGCCGACGACACCCGCGTGATGGCGGAGGTGACGCAGGCGCTCGATAGGAAAcaggcgctcatcgcggagcTCAGAGCCATGAACGATACGGCCGAGAAGGGTGAGGCTGTGGTGATCAAAAAGGAAAGTCAGGCTGAAGAAGGCATCGCGGgtgcctcgtcgcccgcgctcgagccgttTCAGCGCCAGTACGCATCCACCATGCTCAAAATCCGCGAGTGCAaccaggagctcgcgcgtgcGCTCGTTCACCTGCGCGAACAACACGGCAAGCACGAGTCAACGACGAAATCGCTTTGGCAGCGGTTCATGGAAAGAGAAGGAACCCACGGGACCCCGCCGGGCACGCCGCGagacgtcgcgtccacgccgcgaggtgccgccgcggctgcggtTGCGGATGCGAAGGCCGACGTGCTCGCTGGTCTCaatcccgccgccgagattgtcgccgcgtccatgtTCACCGGGAGACGAATGGCCAAGACCAcgaaggctgccgagggcgagggcgccg
The genomic region above belongs to Micromonas commoda chromosome 4, complete sequence and contains:
- a CDS encoding predicted protein, whose product is MAAASAVAAAAAAAAAAVADGDTDAENAIPLSTDAPETAAALLAAMTAAHASMAEGDDGSQIHADDTRVMAEVTQALDRKQALIAELRAMNDTAEKGEAVVIKKESQAEEGIAGASSPALEPFQRQYASTMLKIRECNQELARALVHLREQHGKHESTTKSLWQRFMEREGTHGTPPGTPRDVASTPRGAAAAAVADAKADVLAGLNPAAEIVAASMFTGRRMAKTTKAAEGEGAAKSAEDDASEVGAIRYVGKCIASLLAVKVCQDHAVAPELTKDVIDRCLERLKPQSDENLPLHEKMKEAFADLHAKIYAPSKKAEDATEEGGGAAALGAAV